In Planctomycetota bacterium, the DNA window GAAGCCACGCTGCCAGCGGACGTGCTCCTGGAACAGCCGCTCGCGCCGGGCGAACCCGGCCTCGGGCCATGTCCAGCTCTGACCGATGAAGTCGCTGGAGACGGCGCCGTGGTTGTTCGCGTCGGTCTTGTGCGGTTTGGCGAGGCGATCGAACTTGCGGATCAGCCCGTCTTCACGCAGCGAGTAGTTGAAGTCGTCGGGCCCGAGTCGGTCGAAGGTCGCCAGCCACCGCGCGGCCAGCTCGTAGTGGGCCGGGTCGTAGCCGTCGGGAGCGGCGAACGGAACGCGGATCGCGTCGTCGTCGGTCAGGCAGACGCGGAAGTTGTACGCCTGGACCCGGCCGTCACCCGAGCCGGCGGGTGCGGCGTCGCGTGGCTCGACGCCGTAGAGCACGCCGGAGTTCGGATCGCCCGGCACGACGTACGGATCGACGGGATGGTCGAACTGGTGCTTGTGGCGAACCTGGACGCCGTTGATGGTCTCGCCGAAGGTCGCGTTGCTCTCCCGGCCGACGGAGTAGGGCACGCCCGCCTGTGCCATGAGGTCGCCCTCGTAGGCGCAGTCGACGAAGACCTTCGCCCGGCATCGCAGGCCGCCGAGCATCGCGATCTCCGTGATCCTGCCGTCTGCGTCAACGTCGCAAGAGGCGAGGAACGTGCCGTGTCGAACCGTCGCGCCCGAAGCTTCGGCGTAGCGGTCGATGACGCGTTGGGCGACGCTGGGCTCGAACGCCCACTCCTCGTCGCGGCCGTACTCGGTGCCGAGGTCTCGGTAGAACTGCCTGGCGCGTCCGCCGATGACGTCTTTGTGCCCGAAGTCGGTCCATCCGAGCCCGCCGGTGGTCATCCCGCCCAGCATGAACGCGGGATTGAGGATGGCCACGCTTAGTCCCTCGTCGGCCGCGGTCTTGGCGGCGATGACTCCCGACGCCGTCCCGCCGTAGATGCAGACGTCGACGTCGAGTCGTTCGTCGCTTCGGAGGATGCGTTCCGGCAGGAAGTAGTGGGGCGTCGGCATGGCGGCACCGTATCGAACCCGACCGGGGTCGCTACTGCCGATCGCCGTCAATCCGGAAGACCGTGGCGTAGCGAGCATCCAACGCACGGACCGAGTGCAGCAGCATCAGACCGAGCCAAGTCAACAGGGCCGATGGCAGTCCGATCGTCGCTAGGCCCTCCAGCAACGAGCCACCCACGGAAAAAGCGTGATCTGCCAACTCAAGGACTAGCAACATGAGGAAGATGATCATGACAAGGCACGGGATCCCACGAGTCGCTTCGTGGAGCAGCTGCCAGTTTGAAGGTCGTGGGGCGGACACACCCGTTGTCCGCAACACCATGACGCGCAGCATTCGGTCGACACCGAGCGTCCAGACCGGGGCAAGGGAGATGGCGAAGAACGTTACGAGCGACAGCCAGATGATGTCGTCTTGCTCGTGCCGATACCGCGTCCTGGCCAGCCACATCATCGCAGCCCAGTGACCGGTGAAACCGAGGGCGACGACCCAGCCGACCAACGCACCAAAATCAATAGAGTCGGGATCGACGTCGCGTGGGACGACGCGTCGCAGCTGTCGATAGCCGAGCACGCCGCAGACAACGATGATCGGACACATCATCGCAGAGAACCGAAGCGGGAACGGCAGGCTCTTCCGCTCGTTCCAGAACGGGATGAGGAAGAGGAAGAAGGTCCCGGCGACGAACGCGACCGCCGCCAGGCCGGAGATGCTCAGCAGCAGGGAGCCGCGATGGGCGACTCGCAGCTCCGACGGCGAGAGTGCCGGCAGCGTTTCCGGGATTGATGCCGACACGCGCTGCCCGCATTCGGGACAGCGGCCTTCGACCGGCTGGCCACGAAGGTCGTAGCCGCAGCTCACGCAGACGATGCCAGCTTCGGCGACGCTCATGCCATTGCTTGTTCCAGAAGTCGGCGTTTCACGTCACATCGCTCAGCGACACGACCGACTTCGTCTCTGCCGACTTCGTCACTGCCGCGAGGACGCGTTGGGTCTCATAGGCGTCGGCGAAGTCCGGCAGCGGGACGACCGGGGCGTTGCCACTCAGCACCGCATTGATGTCCGCGGCCTGGTTGACGAACGAGTGCTCGTACCCGATGTGGTGCCCGACGGGCCAGTAGGCGGCGGCGTACGGGTGGCCGACGGAGCCGTCGCTGACACGGATCGTGCTCCAGCCCTGCTCGCCGTCGGGCAGCGTCGCGTCGTACCACTCCAGCTCACCCATGCGGGCGAAGTTCCAGCGGATCGCGCCCTTTTCGCCGTGGATTTCCAGGCGGTTGCCGTTCTTGTTGCCGGTGGAGAGACGCGTCGCTTCGAAGGTGGCGATGGCTCCGCCCGTCAGGCCGGCCGTGAAGATGACAGCGTCGTCGACGGTGCTCTTACCCATTTTGCTGCCGCCGGACGCACCCTTGCCGCTGATCTCGCCGCCGGCGTCGTCGGGGATGGGACGCTCTTCGATGAACGTCTTGAGCACCGCACCGCCGACGGTTTCGAACTCGAGGCCCGTGATGAAGCGGGCCGAGTCGATCGAGTGGGCACACAGGTCGCCCAGCGAGCCGCTGCCGGCGACGTCACCCTGGAATCGCCAGACGAGCGGCGCGTCCGGCCCGGCCCAGTCCTGCAGGTAGAAGCCGCGAACGTGATAGATCCGGCCGAGCTTGCCGGATGCAACAAGCTGATGGGCAAAGGCCATCGACGGGCAGCGGCGGTAGTTGTACCAGACGCTCGTGGTGCCCTTGGCACTCGCCGCGGCGTTGCGCATCTCGCGGGCGGCGTCGAGGGTGTTGGCCAGCGGCTTTTCGCACGCGACGTGCTTGCCGGCTTCGAGCGAGGCGATCGCCATGTCGCGGTGGACGTGGTTGGGCGTGCCGATGTCGACGAGTTCGATGTCTGGGTTCGCGACGGTCTCTTTCCAGTCGACGCTGGCGTTGTGCCAGCCCCAGCGCTGTCGGAAGGCCTCGAGGTCGTCGCGGTCGCGGCCGCAGATCGTGTGCATGTCGAACGGCCTGGCGAGGTCGAAGAATCTGCCGACCTGGCTGTAGGCGTTGGAGTG includes these proteins:
- a CDS encoding FAD-dependent oxidoreductase, encoding MPTPHYFLPERILRSDERLDVDVCIYGGTASGVIAAKTAADEGLSVAILNPAFMLGGMTTGGLGWTDFGHKDVIGGRARQFYRDLGTEYGRDEEWAFEPSVAQRVIDRYAEASGATVRHGTFLASCDVDADGRITEIAMLGGLRCRAKVFVDCAYEGDLMAQAGVPYSVGRESNATFGETINGVQVRHKHQFDHPVDPYVVPGDPNSGVLYGVEPRDAAPAGSGDGRVQAYNFRVCLTDDDAIRVPFAAPDGYDPAHYELAARWLATFDRLGPDDFNYSLREDGLIRKFDRLAKPHKTDANNHGAVSSDFIGQSWTWPEAGFARRERLFQEHVRWQRGFYYFMANDERVPDHIRSAYATWGMARDEYVETDHWPHQLYVREARRLRGKATLTEADVTLKHVCDDPIAMGSYMMDSHNVQRIIRDGRVFNEGDVQLKGPGPYVVSQGCITPPDGSCPNLLVAVCASASHIAFGSLRMEPVFMIMGESAALAASLAVKEGTSVQDVPYAKLRPKLEAAEQVIGSS
- a CDS encoding Gfo/Idh/MocA family oxidoreductase, translating into MPDTPIHVCLIGQKFMGRTHSNAYSQVGRFFDLARPFDMHTICGRDRDDLEAFRQRWGWHNASVDWKETVANPDIELVDIGTPNHVHRDMAIASLEAGKHVACEKPLANTLDAAREMRNAAASAKGTTSVWYNYRRCPSMAFAHQLVASGKLGRIYHVRGFYLQDWAGPDAPLVWRFQGDVAGSGSLGDLCAHSIDSARFITGLEFETVGGAVLKTFIEERPIPDDAGGEISGKGASGGSKMGKSTVDDAVIFTAGLTGGAIATFEATRLSTGNKNGNRLEIHGEKGAIRWNFARMGELEWYDATLPDGEQGWSTIRVSDGSVGHPYAAAYWPVGHHIGYEHSFVNQAADINAVLSGNAPVVPLPDFADAYETQRVLAAVTKSAETKSVVSLSDVT